Within Sporosarcina sp. PTS2304, the genomic segment TGAGTTTTTGTCGGGGAGCCAGTTTGTGTTCGTCCAGAAATTAAGTATGGTAAGTTCTGCTTCCTAAACAGTGTGGTGAAGCTTTGGATTTGCTAACTGAATGTATATAGGGTCATTTTTTCACTCAGTTCATCGAAACAGTCATAGTAGCTAACAACACTTCACTACTATCTAACTTCAAAAACGGTCAGATTGTATCAGACAATTCTACATGGTTTTCACCACCTAAAGAGTGATCAAACTGTATTGCATACACTAAGTACGGCTGAAGCTGGAGGACGATCGACTCCGGGAGGATCAGGGCGACAGGTGTAACTCGCAATGCACTTTTGCGAGGTCCACCGCGCCCCCTCCGGAAAGCGTATCGTCTGGAAGCGTAAGCCGTAAGACTCTTCAAGTTAGCCTCACTCCATTAAATTGCCGTCGATCACTTTTGAATAAATCAATAAATGGATTATGCACCATATGATTACTCAACAAAAATCGAAATTTCACATACTTTGCATCGGCATTTTTCTTTGTTTGTAGCGCATCCAAACAATTAAAGGGATCAGCAGAAGCGATACATATGTGCCCAGAAAACTAAGCATGGAAAACCCAGAGAATGCAACGATCATTCCAGAAGCCAATCCACCTACTGTACCCGCCAGCGCAACAAATACGTCAATACTTCCTTGAATTTTTGCTCGCGTCAGCACATCTGTCGAATCTATCACAATAGCTGTTCCACTGATCAATCCGAAATTCCATCCTACCCCAAGAAGAATAAGTGAAACAGACATCCAAAATACGGATCCACCCGCCACATATGCGGCAAGAATGCCTGCCAGCGCCAACGTAATACCCGACGCAATTACCATGGCTGGTCGTCCGATCCGGTCTACTAGCACACCAGTAAAAATTGAAGGTACATACATACCCGCGATATGTAATCCAATGACTAAGCCAATTCCTGAGATTGCCGCACCATGATGTTGCATATGAACAGGTGTCATAGTCATAATGGCTATCATTACACCATGCGATAAGACGAGAACGATGGCACCTACCCAAATCCCCATCTTATTTGCTTGATGATGATGGACAGATGATCTTTCTTTCGTGCTTTTATATTCTCTTTGTTTAGCTAATTCTATTTCACGTGCCACTAACAATGGATCCGGCCGCAAGAAAAGAAGAAAAGTTACACCAGATAAAATATAAGCCACAGCAGCTAGTAAAAACACACCGGTCAATGATGGTATCCCAATAAAGTCTGCTACACGCCCCATCGGCAAAACTAAATTGGGCCCCGCTACTGCTCCGATCGTTGTAGACACTAGGGACACACTGACTGCCGTCGCTCTTTGTTTCTCATCAGCCAAATCCGTACCGGCATAACGCGCTTGTAAATTGGAAGACGTACCCGCTCCATAAATGAATAAAAAAATAAATAAGAAGATCAAATTTCCGGCTACTGCCGCACCGATGACACCAAATGCACCAATCCCGCCTGTAATAAAACCAGCACCTAAACCATACCTGCGTCCGTATCGCTGTGACATTCTGCCGACTAAATAGGCTGAAAAGGCGGATCCAAATGTAGAAAGCGCAATAGGCATGCCGGCTAAACTCTCATTACCTGTCATGTCTTGAATAAGTAACGCACCTACTGTTATACCAGCCGCAAGTCCCGCACCACTGAAGATTTGGGAAATGACTACGACAAGTAAAGAGCGTTTGTATAGTTGTTGCTGTGCTTCCTTGGATTTTGTATAGATTGAAAACTCTCGCTGTCTGGACATCCGATTCCCTTCTTTCTCTATATATCAGAATCATCAATTTATACTTCACCCATCTTATCATATCAATCTTACTCAATCGGAAGCGAATCGTATATTTATCTGTTAAACACACGCTAAGTAAACCTCAACAACACATGAAAAGCACATAGCTTTTCGTGCGTTGTTGAGGTTTTATTTAAATCTATTTGCTAATCCGTATAATTAAACAAATGGTTCAATAAAGATTGCATGATCGGAAAACTTCGCAATCCGCTCTTCTCCTTCAATTACCCACTTTTCGTCATATACAATAGGCGCATCTTTGTCTTGTGGAGATTGGAACTGATCTAGTCCGGCAGCTGCTAAAACAGGGCTATCATCATCATCCAATCCGATATTGATTACGTGTTTAATAATAAAAGGTGTGCCGAACTCGATCATGGCAGTATCTTCATCTAACATTCCATCCACAACGTCAAACGGTAACCTCAAATAGACTGTCTCGCTACCATCTTGATTTAAAATAGCGTCGAAATTTCCGCGATCAAAATCCCAGTTACCCCCCATCGTAATGTCATGTTCTCCCAGTACTGCACTGGCGTCACCAAATAACGCCTTTTTTCCGACTAAGTTTGTTTTTAGCTCTATCATAGCAAATCCTCTTTTCTATAGTTTTTTCGTTGATAGTCTAGTTGATTGTATTGTATTAAATACCCTAGTTAGCTAATTGACAAACCATTATACAAACATTATTTTAAGTTAGTACAACGTTTGTATAATTATATACAATAGATGAGCGCAATTGGTGACATTGGGGAGTTCGTTACGCGGCATTCCAAGCTGTGCAGTACAAAAGATAGCGGGGAACTATAAAGCGAAATGTGTTCGTAATACTGCACTTTCACTTTTGTAATTCTTTATACCTTTTTACACATACTTCATACGCTTCTTGCACGGTATCCACTTCAATTACATGTTCACTAATTTTTGTAAAACGAGCAACTGAATACTCGTATTGCGGATCGTAATAATGGATCAGTAATTGTTCGACCGCTTCTGCGAAATATCCACTTTCAAGATCTTTTTGTATTTGCATAGCAACGGGTTGATGAATTCTTTTGCGAATGCGAGAGAAAGCTTCTAAAAATTGTTTTGGATGTTTTTCTGGATTGTATTCAGATAAAATTTCTTTCACACGTACAGATACAGGTAATTGAATAATCCATTGTGGACTCTGTTCTTTTTTCTTGAATAAGTTTTCCGGCATATGCACTTGGCCGATTCTTTTACTTTCTCCTTCGATGAAAACATACGGCTCGTTAGCATATTCTACCAGCTTGTCTGCCAGCAATAACTCAAATTTCTTTTGATTATTCGGTTGGACGCCAATTTGTCCAAAGATCGATCCGCGATGACCAGCCATCCCTTCTAAATCAATAACTGGATATCCA encodes:
- the mnmH gene encoding tRNA 2-selenouridine(34) synthase MnmH; protein product: MVRDITLTDALDLQKEHGQTLVDVRSPKEFKEATIPGSINIPIFNDEERAEVGTLYKQVGKEAAMDRGLVIFSQKLPAFIAEFRKIDTPITVFCWRGGMRSKTAMTVLELMGIRSSRISGGIHTYRQWVIERLQENFAPRLLVLNGYTGSGKTKILHKLMDDGYPVIDLEGMAGHRGSIFGQIGVQPNNQKKFELLLADKLVEYANEPYVFIEGESKRIGQVHMPENLFKKKEQSPQWIIQLPVSVRVKEILSEYNPEKHPKQFLEAFSRIRKRIHQPVAMQIQKDLESGYFAEAVEQLLIHYYDPQYEYSVARFTKISEHVIEVDTVQEAYEVCVKRYKELQK
- a CDS encoding YugN family protein, with product MIELKTNLVGKKALFGDASAVLGEHDITMGGNWDFDRGNFDAILNQDGSETVYLRLPFDVVDGMLDEDTAMIEFGTPFIIKHVINIGLDDDDSPVLAAAGLDQFQSPQDKDAPIVYDEKWVIEGEERIAKFSDHAIFIEPFV
- a CDS encoding MFS transporter, which codes for MSRQREFSIYTKSKEAQQQLYKRSLLVVVISQIFSGAGLAAGITVGALLIQDMTGNESLAGMPIALSTFGSAFSAYLVGRMSQRYGRRYGLGAGFITGGIGAFGVIGAAVAGNLIFLFIFLFIYGAGTSSNLQARYAGTDLADEKQRATAVSVSLVSTTIGAVAGPNLVLPMGRVADFIGIPSLTGVFLLAAVAYILSGVTFLLFLRPDPLLVAREIELAKQREYKSTKERSSVHHHQANKMGIWVGAIVLVLSHGVMIAIMTMTPVHMQHHGAAISGIGLVIGLHIAGMYVPSIFTGVLVDRIGRPAMVIASGITLALAGILAAYVAGGSVFWMSVSLILLGVGWNFGLISGTAIVIDSTDVLTRAKIQGSIDVFVALAGTVGGLASGMIVAFSGFSMLSFLGTYVSLLLIPLIVWMRYKQRKMPMQSM